The following proteins are encoded in a genomic region of Mycobacterium sp. 155:
- the rplW gene encoding 50S ribosomal protein L23, with translation MATVTDPRDIILAPVISEKSYGLIEDNVYTFVVHPDSNKTQIKIAIEKIFNVKVDSVNTANRQGKRKRTRAGFGQRKSTKRAIVTLAAGSKPIDLFGAPA, from the coding sequence ATGGCAACCGTGACCGACCCCCGCGACATCATCCTGGCTCCGGTCATCTCGGAGAAGTCGTACGGGCTGATCGAGGACAATGTGTACACCTTTGTGGTGCACCCGGATTCGAACAAGACACAGATCAAGATCGCTATCGAGAAGATCTTCAACGTCAAGGTCGATTCGGTGAACACCGCCAACCGGCAGGGCAAGCGCAAGCGCACTCGCGCTGGTTTCGGGCAGCGCAAGAGCACCAAGCGCGCCATCGTCACGTTGGCTGCGGGCAGCAAGCCGATCGATCTGTTCGGAGCGCCGGCCTAG
- the rplD gene encoding 50S ribosomal protein L4 — MTLKVDVKTPAGNTDGTVELPAALFDVEPNIALMHQVVTAQLAAKRQGTHATKTRGAVSGGGKKPYRQKGTGRARQGSTRAPQFTGGGVVHGPQPRDYSQRTPKKMIAAALRGALSDRARNERIHAVTELIEGQTPSTKGAKAFLSTLTENKKVLVVIGRTDEVGAKSVRNLPGVHVISPDQLNTYDVLNADDVVFSVEALNAYIASSTKDQKEEVSA; from the coding sequence ATGACACTCAAAGTTGACGTCAAGACTCCGGCAGGTAACACGGACGGCACGGTAGAACTGCCGGCTGCCCTGTTCGATGTCGAGCCCAACATCGCGCTGATGCACCAGGTGGTCACCGCGCAGCTGGCCGCCAAGCGTCAGGGCACGCACGCGACCAAGACTCGCGGTGCGGTCTCCGGTGGTGGAAAGAAGCCGTACCGGCAGAAGGGCACCGGCCGCGCCCGTCAGGGCTCGACCCGCGCGCCGCAGTTCACCGGTGGTGGCGTCGTTCACGGCCCGCAGCCGCGCGACTACAGCCAGCGGACCCCGAAGAAGATGATCGCCGCCGCCCTGCGCGGCGCGCTTTCGGACCGGGCCCGCAACGAGCGCATCCACGCAGTCACCGAGTTGATCGAGGGCCAAACCCCGTCGACTAAGGGTGCCAAGGCATTCCTGAGCACGCTGACGGAGAACAAGAAGGTGCTCGTCGTCATCGGTCGCACCGACGAGGTGGGCGCCAAGAGCGTGCGCAATCTGCCTGGCGTGCATGTGATCTCGCCGGATCAGCTCAACACCTACGACGTGCTCAACGCCGACGACGTGGTGTTTTCGGTCGAGGCGCTGAACGCCTACATCGCCTCGAGCACCAAGGACCAGAAAGAAGAGGTGTCGGCCTGA
- the rplC gene encoding 50S ribosomal protein L3, producing MARKGILGTKLGMTQVFDENNKVVPVTVVKAGPNVVTRIRTPERDGYSAVQLAYGEISPRKVNKPVTGQYAAAGVNPRRHLAELRLDDEAAAAEYEVGQELTAEIFADGAYVDVTGTSKGKGFAGTMKRHGFSGQGAAHGAQAVHRRPGSIGGCATPGRVFKGTRMSGRMGNDRVTTQNLKVHKVDAENGVLLIKGAIPGRNGGLVVVRSAIKRGEK from the coding sequence ATGGCTAGAAAAGGCATTTTGGGCACCAAGCTGGGCATGACGCAGGTGTTCGACGAGAACAACAAAGTCGTCCCGGTGACGGTCGTCAAGGCCGGCCCCAACGTGGTGACCCGTATCCGTACCCCCGAGCGCGATGGCTACAGCGCTGTGCAGCTCGCTTACGGCGAGATCAGCCCGCGCAAGGTCAACAAGCCGGTCACCGGTCAGTACGCCGCCGCGGGCGTGAACCCGCGCCGGCACCTGGCCGAGTTGCGGCTCGATGACGAGGCTGCCGCCGCCGAGTACGAGGTGGGTCAGGAACTGACCGCCGAGATCTTCGCCGACGGTGCTTACGTCGACGTGACCGGCACCAGCAAGGGCAAGGGCTTCGCCGGCACCATGAAGCGTCACGGTTTCAGTGGCCAGGGCGCCGCACACGGTGCCCAGGCAGTGCACCGCCGCCCCGGTTCGATCGGTGGCTGCGCCACCCCGGGCCGCGTGTTCAAGGGCACCCGGATGTCGGGCCGTATGGGCAACGATCGGGTGACCACCCAGAATCTCAAGGTGCACAAGGTCGATGCCGAGAACGGCGTGCTGTTGATCAAGGGCGCCATCCCCGGACGTAACGGTGGACTGGTTGTCGTCCGCAGCGCAATCAAGCGAGGCGAGAAGTAA
- the rpsJ gene encoding 30S ribosomal protein S10, which translates to MAGQKIRIRLKAYDHEAIDASARKIVETVTRTGASVVGPVPLPTEKNVYCVIRSPHKYKDSREHFEMRTHKRLIDILDPTPKTVDALMRIDLPASVDVNIQ; encoded by the coding sequence GTGGCGGGACAGAAGATCCGCATCAGGCTCAAGGCCTACGACCATGAGGCCATTGACGCCTCGGCGCGCAAGATCGTCGAAACGGTCACCCGTACCGGTGCCAGTGTGGTGGGCCCCGTGCCGCTGCCGACCGAGAAGAACGTGTACTGCGTTATCCGGTCCCCGCACAAGTACAAGGACTCGCGGGAGCATTTCGAGATGCGCACGCACAAGCGGCTGATCGACATCCTCGACCCGACGCCCAAGACCGTTGACGCTCTCATGCGCATCGATCTGCCGGCCAGTGTCGACGTCAATATTCAGTAG
- a CDS encoding hotdog fold domain-containing protein gives MTPGSGTPTSTYRAWQQLAGKPLGTRLFSLAAAARVPYFASIVPHVVRMEPGLAEVTAPKWFFVYNHLHTVHAIAACNAAEMAMGMLMEATVPTSHRWIPKAMTVNYLAKATTSLRATARLDPPDFAHITEGADVVVPVSVTDRHGVEVVHADITTWVTPA, from the coding sequence ATGACCCCCGGATCAGGGACGCCGACCAGCACCTATCGAGCATGGCAGCAATTGGCCGGCAAGCCGCTGGGCACCAGGCTGTTCTCCCTGGCCGCGGCCGCCCGGGTCCCCTATTTCGCCTCAATCGTGCCGCACGTCGTGCGCATGGAGCCCGGCCTGGCCGAGGTGACCGCGCCGAAGTGGTTCTTCGTCTACAACCACCTGCACACCGTGCATGCCATCGCGGCGTGCAATGCCGCCGAGATGGCAATGGGCATGCTGATGGAGGCGACGGTGCCGACCAGCCACCGGTGGATCCCCAAGGCGATGACGGTGAACTACCTCGCCAAGGCCACCACCTCGTTGCGCGCGACGGCACGGCTGGATCCGCCGGACTTCGCGCACATCACCGAAGGCGCCGACGTCGTGGTACCCGTCAGCGTTACCGACCGCCACGGCGTCGAAGTCGTGCACGCCGACATCACCACCTGGGTCACCCCGGCCTGA
- a CDS encoding carboxylesterase family protein, which yields MADRKPLGSATVQPAKVCHSSRRLTAIAAVIVFMVAMVLAGCVRGASRTVSGSPVPTGDPSFVHVAQGILRGNVAVDHRLFAGIPYAAPPVGPLRFARAVPAPDWAGVRDASRFGPRCIQDPSADPERGRNTSEDCLSLNVWTPPVSGERRPVMVWIHGGAFVNGNSGVYDARWLAARGDIVVVTINYRLGTLGFLAHPALGPAGDVGNYGMTDQQAALQWVHDNISQFGGDPDQVTIAGESAGGMSVCDHLVAPGSAGLFRAAILMSAPCQAQADLATAQRRSLDYAATVGCQDPVTAAACLRSLPVDQLRKPVWYYNIGSDALTGPITGTKVLPVAPLTAFAAGQAARVPVLIGTTRDEFTLFVALRYLLEGERFTPDEYPRLLAETFGADADKVAAQYPVSRYGGVAQAYSASVTDSDFACVADRMAGTLPGPVYVYEFNDRDAPAPEPLRTLPFPVGASHSLELRYLFDIGGAPPLNPAQQKLSDAMVDDWSRFVSTGSPGWPASVGTPSPAVRMSLQSDGSHMAGGFAQEHQCPFWAGLRGR from the coding sequence ATGGCGGATCGTAAACCGCTAGGCTCGGCGACTGTGCAGCCAGCAAAGGTGTGCCACTCGAGCCGTCGTCTGACGGCCATCGCCGCCGTGATCGTCTTCATGGTGGCGATGGTCCTTGCCGGTTGCGTCCGCGGGGCGAGCCGCACGGTATCGGGTTCGCCAGTGCCGACCGGTGATCCGTCCTTTGTTCACGTCGCGCAGGGAATATTGCGCGGCAATGTGGCGGTTGACCACCGGTTGTTCGCCGGAATTCCTTACGCGGCACCGCCTGTCGGACCGTTGCGATTCGCGCGGGCAGTTCCGGCCCCCGACTGGGCCGGGGTGCGCGACGCCTCCCGGTTCGGTCCCCGATGCATCCAGGACCCGTCGGCAGACCCCGAACGGGGGCGCAACACCTCCGAGGATTGTCTGAGCCTCAACGTGTGGACACCGCCGGTGTCGGGCGAACGCCGGCCGGTGATGGTGTGGATCCACGGTGGCGCCTTCGTCAACGGCAACAGTGGGGTTTACGACGCGCGCTGGCTGGCGGCGCGCGGCGACATCGTCGTCGTGACCATCAACTATCGCCTCGGCACGCTCGGGTTCCTGGCGCACCCCGCGCTCGGACCGGCGGGCGACGTCGGTAACTACGGGATGACCGACCAGCAGGCAGCGCTCCAGTGGGTACACGACAACATCTCCCAATTCGGTGGTGACCCCGACCAGGTGACCATTGCCGGTGAATCCGCCGGCGGCATGTCGGTGTGCGACCATCTCGTGGCTCCCGGCTCTGCGGGACTGTTTCGGGCGGCGATCCTCATGAGCGCGCCGTGCCAGGCGCAGGCGGACTTGGCGACCGCGCAACGCCGCAGTCTCGACTACGCCGCGACCGTCGGTTGCCAGGACCCGGTCACCGCCGCGGCCTGCCTGCGGTCGCTTCCGGTAGATCAGCTGCGAAAACCCGTCTGGTACTACAACATCGGCAGTGACGCACTGACCGGTCCGATCACCGGAACGAAGGTGCTGCCGGTTGCGCCACTGACGGCATTCGCGGCCGGACAAGCCGCCCGGGTGCCGGTGCTGATCGGCACCACCCGCGACGAGTTCACGTTGTTCGTGGCGCTGCGGTACCTGCTGGAGGGGGAGCGCTTTACCCCTGACGAATACCCGAGGCTACTCGCCGAGACATTCGGCGCCGACGCCGACAAGGTCGCCGCGCAGTACCCTGTAAGTCGGTATGGTGGTGTGGCGCAAGCATATTCGGCGTCAGTCACCGACAGCGATTTCGCCTGCGTGGCCGACCGGATGGCCGGCACGCTGCCGGGACCGGTGTACGTCTACGAATTCAACGACCGGGACGCTCCGGCGCCAGAACCCTTGCGAACCTTGCCATTCCCTGTCGGCGCGAGCCATTCGCTGGAGCTGCGGTATCTGTTCGACATCGGTGGTGCGCCGCCCCTGAATCCGGCTCAGCAGAAGCTGTCCGACGCCATGGTCGACGACTGGAGTCGATTCGTCTCCACCGGCAGTCCGGGATGGCCGGCCTCTGTCGGCACGCCCAGCCCGGCGGTCCGGATGTCGTTGCAGTCCGACGGCAGCCACATGGCCGGCGGATTCGCGCAGGAACACCAGTGCCCGTTCTGGGCCGGATTGAGAGGCCGCTGA
- the mftF gene encoding mycofactocin biosynthesis glycosyltransferase MftF (Members of this protein family, MftF, are glycosyltransferases, members of PF00535 (glycosyl transferase family 2). The encoding gene is found as part of the mycofactocin cassette, in Mycobacterium tuberculosis, many other Actinobacteria, and occasional members of other lineages. Mycofactocin itself, a putative redox carrier, is a heavily modified derivative of the C-terminal Val-Tyr dipeptide of the mycofactocin precursor MftA (TIGR03969).), whose product MTGPRLPDGFAVQVDRRVKVLGEGAALLGGSPTRLLRLAPNAQTMLNGGRLEVRDAVSAQLARTLLDATVAHPRPASGPSHRDVTVVIPVRDNVSGLHRLIGTLRGLRVIVVDDGSVVPVSEDEFAAMHCDVQVLRHTHSKGPAAARNSGLSACDTDFVAFLDSDVVPRRGWLEALLGHFCDPTVALVAPRIVGLCTTDNLVARYEAVRSSLDLGVREAPVVPYGTVSYVPSAAIICRRSALVAVGGFDETMQSGEDVDLCWRFVEAGARLRYEPIALVAHDHRTDLREWLSRKAFYGTSAAPLTVRHPGKTAPLVISGWSLVVWLLLAIGSCVGYLASLVVAVMTGRRIARSLSTVDTEPKDVAVVTATGLWSAALQLCSAICRHYWPIALVAALLFRRARQAVLLAAVVDGVVDWATRRGNADDDTKPVGLLTHILLKRLDDIAYGAGLWAGVIRERNLGALKPQLRS is encoded by the coding sequence TTGCCGTGCAGGTGGATCGTCGAGTCAAGGTGCTCGGTGAGGGGGCGGCTCTGCTCGGCGGCTCGCCGACGCGTCTGCTGCGGCTGGCGCCGAACGCGCAAACCATGCTCAACGGCGGCCGCCTCGAGGTGCGCGACGCCGTCAGTGCCCAACTGGCACGGACCCTGCTCGATGCCACCGTAGCCCACCCGCGGCCGGCCAGCGGGCCGTCGCATCGGGATGTCACTGTCGTCATTCCAGTACGCGACAACGTTTCTGGGTTGCATCGGTTGATCGGAACGCTGCGCGGGCTGCGGGTCATCGTGGTCGACGACGGCTCTGTGGTCCCCGTGTCGGAGGACGAGTTCGCCGCTATGCACTGCGACGTCCAAGTGCTGCGGCACACTCACAGCAAAGGACCTGCCGCCGCCCGCAACAGCGGTCTGTCAGCCTGCGACACAGACTTCGTGGCATTCCTCGACTCTGACGTCGTCCCGCGCCGTGGCTGGCTTGAGGCTTTGCTGGGGCACTTTTGCGATCCCACCGTCGCGCTCGTGGCACCCAGGATCGTCGGGCTGTGCACCACAGACAACCTGGTTGCTCGATACGAGGCTGTGCGGTCCTCGCTCGACCTGGGTGTGCGGGAGGCGCCGGTGGTGCCCTACGGAACGGTGTCCTATGTACCCAGCGCTGCGATCATCTGCCGGCGGTCGGCTCTGGTCGCGGTCGGTGGATTCGACGAGACCATGCAGTCCGGTGAGGATGTCGATCTGTGCTGGCGTTTTGTCGAGGCCGGCGCTCGGTTGCGGTACGAGCCCATCGCCCTGGTTGCCCACGATCATCGTACCGATCTTCGAGAGTGGCTCAGCCGCAAAGCCTTCTACGGCACATCGGCGGCTCCGCTGACAGTGCGGCATCCCGGCAAGACGGCGCCGTTGGTGATCTCCGGCTGGAGTCTGGTCGTCTGGTTGTTGCTGGCGATCGGCTCGTGTGTGGGCTACCTGGCGTCGCTGGTCGTTGCCGTCATGACCGGGCGTCGTATCGCCCGTTCTCTCAGCACGGTGGACACGGAGCCCAAGGACGTCGCCGTGGTGACCGCCACCGGACTGTGGTCCGCGGCCCTGCAGTTGTGTTCGGCGATCTGTCGGCACTACTGGCCCATTGCGCTGGTCGCCGCGCTGCTGTTCCGCCGAGCTCGGCAGGCGGTTTTGCTGGCGGCGGTGGTCGACGGGGTGGTTGACTGGGCGACCAGGCGCGGCAATGCCGATGACGACACCAAGCCCGTCGGCTTGCTGACCCACATCCTGCTCAAGCGTCTCGACGACATCGCCTACGGGGCGGGCCTGTGGGCCGGCGTTATCCGCGAGCGCAATCTCGGCGCTCTCAAACCGCAGCTGCGGAGTTAG